AAGTGTTATGATGCCACAGGATCATGGTGGAGATGACGATGACGATTTTGACAACCTGTCCCGTGAGTGATAGGAAAAGTATTTCCTGAAGTAATGTGATTAAGATGTTCTGTTGTGTATATAGGACAACTGAATATTTGAGATAATGTGTGGATAAATTGTATACAGCAGCGGGAGGTCCAGACAGTCCAGACTCTGGgcctgtagagcagcttcccaCCATGACAGACCAGACAGAGCAGACCACACTTGTGCACAATGAGGAGGAGGCCTTTGCCCTCGAGCCTATTGACATCACAGGTCAGTTGACAAGACCATATGATTTTTAAGTCTATAAGTAGTGAGTCCTTTCTTAGTAATTTAAATACTATATTTCcctgtttgttgttgttttttcaagtTTGTACCTTAACTAACGAGGTACATGTAACAATTTTTTCCCCAATCGTCTATATATCAGTGAAGGAGACAAAAGctaagaggaagaggaagttgATTGTGGATAGTGTAAAGGAACTGGACAGTAAGACTATTCGGGCTCAGCTGAGTGATTACTCAGACATCGTCACAACTCTTGACCTGGCTCCCCCGACTAAGAAGTTGATGATGTGGAAGGAGACAGGAGGGGTGGAGAAGCTCTTTTCCTTGCCTGCACAGCCACTATGGAATAGCAGACTCCTTAAGGTCAGGATAATCCTGGAGAAAGCTCTAGGGCTGCTAAAGTTAGAGCTAATTCAGCAATCAGCATAATAAATGTGAGAGTGGGTACTCATAGTGTTTCTTTTAAGAgtttaattactttattttctctcaaatggaattatgcaatatttattttgaaactgAAATGAACCTCACATCTGTCGCTGTTGTAGAGGTCATGCATTTTTAATTACACAGACTTTCCTTAAGCTTTGTAAtggattttattacatttccttTTCTGTAACATTGTAACTTTGATTTTGAAACATGTATGAATCTGAAATATCTGTGTTATTGCTATTTCTGTAGATGTTCACACGGTGCCTGACTCCTCTAGTGCCAGAGGAGCTAAGGAAGAGGAGAAAGGGTGGAGAAGCTGACAGCCTAGATGAATTTCTCAAAGATCTGGAGAACCCAGAGGTACCTAGAGAGGAAGCACTGTCTCAGAGAGACATAATCGGTAAGACACTAGTAAGTGTATTTATGTCTCAGAAGTGTTCTCAGATAAAGAATTTACACAAAGATattgcatttattatatttttagctCTCAATtgagaataaatatatttcataggTGAGATGTCCAAATATCATATCACAATACTTTATCCATTAATGTAACTTACATGTATTTGTTCTAGAATTTGCCCTCATCTGTTAGTAGCTGTCATTAGAGGAGAGCTAGCTAGTGGGTAGACAAATTGTCATATGACTAAATTGGGAGCAAATAGGGAATTTGAAAACAACTGTAATAttattcttataataataacactacagaTGATTATTTGCTTATATGTGCATACTGACTTTTGcttaaactttctttcgacttctcatgttaggggtcgccacagcggaccatccgcatgtttgatttggcacgtttttacgctggatgcccttcctaacgcaaccctcccaatttatccgggcttgggaccggcactaaggcttgtgcaaccctaatggttgCAGTTACGTTACAAAACTGTTCAAACTATTTGCATTAGTATTTCACTACCCAGATGCATAATGTTTATTCCTGAGAATATGCACAAGCACCTCTCCAAATGACTTTAGGATAAGTGCTGCAgcctttttgttttatagtaTTTAAAAGCAAGTACAATTCAGCCTTAAGTCTATGTATTGTTTTTGGTCTTTGTGGTATGTACATGTTCAGATCAGACAATTCTTGAGGAGCCCAGTGTGTTGCAGGCCTCTGCCATGGAGGGCAGTCGCACCACTCTGGATGAGTCAGTCATGCCCCCTCCCTCTAACCATCGTGGCCAGAAGCGCAAGGTCCAGGACACAGAGCCTGCTCTGCCTGTAAGTGTCCCTGACTTTAGAATCCAATGTAACGGCCCTTATGTTTTTTTACCACTCATAAAATACTGTTCTTTTCTCACATGTTCAGTGAACTAGTTATTGCCAGCTATGATAAagttaatacaatttcatttccAGATagaatttgttatttttttatatattacatttactgttatacAGATGTGTAGGAGTGTGAGGCTGATCCctgattattgtttttttgtgtgtatgtgtgtatgtagatgCTGGAGGATGACCGTTCTTCTATCGTGTCGACACGGCTCAACGTGCAGCAAGTAGAGCTCCCTCCAGAAGAACCTGCAAGCATTTCCCAACTCATCCCTGAGCTAGACCTACTTGGAGAGAAGAGCAAGGAGAAaaaggatgatgaggaggaagaagaggtaAGTTAGTAATTTCAAAACTATAGATTATGCcttgcatacatacatacattattttattctatagcATTGCTAACTCAGTGAAATAttaactgtttttcttttagtctTGTGTTCCAGTCACTTTGTTATGTAGTATGATTAAATGATTCTGATTTGAATGACTTGATGCCCTTGTTATTAGGAGGAGGAGGGTCAAGGTGGAGACCTGGACCAGGAGGAGAGGAGATGGAATAAGAGGACACAGCAGATGCTACATGGCCTGCAGGTATGTTTAGGGTTTGTCTAATCTGAATCATTCTCTCTGTCAAATAGCCCAAATTCTAAAggaatttttttgttaattacattttttttttcagacaaatTAGCATTTAATATGTTATTGATCCTATTGTGGTTCACAATATGTTGTATACTATGGCACAGAATTCACATTATGGATTAGTGCACCGTGACATAAACACTTCATTATGATACAGTGTTATGTATTACACGTACAGATGCTAGACATGCTAGATAACCACAATTCTAGAATTCTGTTGCAAAGAATTACATCACAAAGACTAAAATGATGCTAATGGCTAATTGGCCTAAGTGATGTAACAGCTCCCCTGaataaactatttaaattaTTCTTATATGTGGATACAATGGGGTACTAATGATCGTACTCAGGACCAGGTGACTTGAGTCAGTGCCCAAGATTGATATCTTATATAGGTCCTTAAGTAGAAAAAGtaacaaacaaaaagttttaaatgtcatgatagtttataatttcttttgttgtttttatttattcttatcaCATTTAATCATAAGGATACAGTAATACCAGAATAATCCAGATGTGGGCACTGTTAGATCACATTAATTAGTTAACATGAAATTAACTTTTTAATCTTTTCGTATTAAAACTTTAGTATCAAAATTTTCCACACAATTCAAAAGACAGAGAATGAAAATATATCATTCTATAGCTCATCATATTCTCACAGACCGTTTAATTTACTTTGTtctttttaatgtataaaaaccAAGTTTCCCTCATAATGAAAATGACTTTTCATGCTCTATATCTATTTAGCGGGTGATTGCCAAAACAGGAGCAGAATCAATCAGCCTGCTAGAGCTTTGCAAGAACAACAACAGAAAGCAGGCAGCAGCCAAGTTTTACAGCTTCCTTGTGCTGAAAAAGCAGCAGGCGGTAGAGCTGACACAGGCTGAGCCTTACAGCGACATCATCGCCACTCCCGGTCCCAGATTCCACATCATATAAACAGTCAAGTGAGATTTACACTAACAGGTTGTTTTTGTtcgtttcttttgttttttttgtttgttttctgtacaTGACTTGTtatctttatctgtctgtcatTTATGTAACTCACATGTGACATCTGTATCTCAAATAGAAAATGAGATTTTATGGATCTTCTAAATACTATACTGTAGAATCATGTTGCAGTCGTATAGCAGAACTACAGAGCAAAAATAGTTGGGTAGTGGATTTTAGCACTCGTAtgaaaaattatattcatttttaagATCTCTTTCGTTCATATTTTGTCAGctaatttcttatttatattctGGAATGGATTAGGTCAAATCTTTTTGCATGCTTCATATGGAATATGTCACCTGACATATAAAAGGTCTGTTTTATTGTAACACTAATATCACCTTGAATAAGCTAACAAGTGCTCTAACACCAACATTAGAACTTTAATTGACAacataatgaaaaaaagtgtttctAATATAGAAACAATGCAATTCTCAATGCCCAATTTTAAATgggtttttaaaagtttttctttcttcaaaagTGGTCCTTTCCCCAGTGCTCCCAGAGCATGAATGTTCTGAACATATAAACTAAGGGCAGCTTTAAATTTGTCATGTAGACAAAGCTGAGACTCATAGTTAATAactgtgattatatatattagattaaattatatattgatattgtgccatttatttaaaatgtttttcttcattGATTGTGCAAGCATTGTGTATTAAAGGCTAGTACGTCATAAATGTTACAGAACTGGCAACTATTCATCTTTATATTTACCTTATGTGATAGAGGTGATCATGGCCTGTAACAGTAcatcttttatttaaacttgCCTTTTATTTAGGCATATTTACTTCTCATTCAGCTTGTTTATATGGAAACTGTTGAAAATACTAAGTATTACAGCCACACTTTGTTATTGAGATTATTGCCTGTAGCCCTGAGCTGATGCATGTGTTGTctaatttttgtaataaaacattgaaaggaaaattacttttacagtatacagtgtgtgtgtgtgtgtgtgtgtgtgtgtgtgtttataattatCATGGAAGTAACAGTAAGGAAACAGAAAACTAAGGATTGAGTTGATCCCAGTACTGATCCCAGTAAGTGTGGCTAGTTGGGATGCATACGcgcatatatatttataacggGGTGTAACGGTAATCAGATTTCGGGGTTCGGTACGTACCACGGTTCAATTTCGGTATGGTTAGGAGGAAAAATGGCaaaccttaattttttttagttttttttaagaaatttttTATcagcatttaaacagtttacagtttattgagcacctgtggggcatcctcaagcagaaggtggataagcgccatgtgtctaacatccagcacctccgtgatgtcattatgaaggagtggaagaggatcccagcaacaacctgtgcagctttggTGAATTCTGTGCCCAGGAGTATTAAGGTAGAGATAACAATGGTGTTCACACACAACATTGACACTtcggacacagttttgacatgttcacttagggtctACTGACTTTTGTTGACAGCAATTTAGACAAAAATTGCTGTATGTTTAGTTATTTTAGAGGAAAGTCAATCTGCCCtatacaaaatatttctgtaaatgttttaaagtgacATTTACATTGGGTACATTTGCAATGCAAAGCAAATTTTCCCATAGGAAATAATGTAAACTCAGATAATCTATTCCACACAcgcaaaaatattaatttatgtacAAATTATTGTCCATAATGTATTTGTAACAAATAACAATGATTAGTACACAGtataaagtaaaactaaaacaaattaaCCTGCACTTTACTTAAAGAGTCATGGCTGGCTTGCGGAAGAcaagagggaggaggaggagaaggtggagggttATTACTTGAAAGGAAAATATCCTTTAATAAGAACACACGTGGTCACAATACCACTATACACTGCAAATGCTGCCTGTAGAAGGGATGCACAATGAATGAGGAGGAATGAGTGATAAGCTGACCTGGGCTTCCATTGTTTTACGCAACAAGAGAGAAAACGCATAAAGGCATAAGGAGTCGTAAAGATTACTCACAAtccaaggttccactgtacgttttttttgctggagtttattttttaaataaataaagaaaggacattgtaaataaatgtgtgttgcattgaaggttttaattttgccccttatatttagttatttatttatatttttaataaaaacagtcaaacagaaatgcgtgctgcattactCTCGTTTTAATATAATTAGTGCCAATTAAAAggaatttgcgttaacgtgtatacagtacagaccaaaagtttggacacaccttctcattcaaagagttttctttattttcatgactatgaaaattgtagattcacactgaaggcatcaaaactatgaattaacacatgtggaattatatatggaattatatacataacaaaaaagtgtgaaacaactgaaaaatgtcatattgtaggttcttcaaagtagccaccttttgctttgattactgctttgcacactcttctcattctcttgatgagcttcaagaggtagtcacctgaaatggtcttccaacagtcttgaaggagttcccgagagatgcttggcacttgttggcccttttgccttcactctgcggtccagctcacccctaaaccatctcgattgggttcaggtccggtgactgtggaggccaggtcatctggcgcagcaccccatcactctccttcttggtcaaatagcccttaatgccttcagtgtgactctacaattttcatagtcatgaaaataaagacaactctttgaatgagaaggtgtgtccaaacatttggtctgtactatatatatatatatatatatatatatatatatatatatatatatatatatatatatatatatatatatatatgtgtgtgtgtgtaactgccTGAACATCACACTTTTGTGTGCTTGTTGGACATCACGATCCAGAGTTATTCCCCATTCGCTATTATATTTACCTCCACTCCAACAACTGTGTTGTTGctaataagtaaaataatgcattaattgttaataaatgtaaacgtGTGGTAGGTCCTGGACTGTACATTGACCCTTGGTGTGCAGTGATGCCAGTGTTATGATCAGACCGCTAGAGGGCAGTGTTTAATAACTGGCGTCTGTAGAAACACTGCAGAAGAAACGCCAGTGCGAGACCACGTGAGAAAGAGGAACGTATTAGTGTCTATTAGTTATTAGAGAAATAAAGGTTGTGGGGATTATAAATCAAACGGATTTACGCGGTGTAGTCTTTGAGGGTCGAAAAGAGCTTGTGTTATTGTCAGGAAAGCGCAGAGCAAACTGTACTGAGTGTGTTTTGCAGTACCGGAGTTGAtgttttgatctccagtgtTCCAGTGAAGTGTGCATTGAGTGAACTGGTCATGTATGTTTGTGGAAGATGTGTGATGTATCTGCAGTCGAGGCTCTTGTGTGTAAAAGCACAACATGTTCACATCATTAAACTCTGGCATCTTCCTGAAAGCACGACTCGCATCCACACAGCCCTGCTTCATCACCAGAGCACCCAGAAGGACAGATGGAGATCACAGACGTGGACTCGGTTCTTTAGTGATCACAGAAGCAGAATTACAGAGCAGGAAATTCCTGACCACGCTGTAGAGCCAGTCATGAACTCTGAACTTCAACAAGTTTCCAGTGCATCAGGACCAGTTCCTGCAGATCACACCTCCATCGGTATGAATCTCCTCCACTGTGTCTTTTActgtctttcatttcatttcttcacAGGCATTGTTCACACCTCTCTTACTGGAGTCCAAAAGTCAGAATTTTCATTACTGCTTAATTCATTGACAACAACCTGCGTGGAAAGTAGAATCTATTAAATATTATCATGaagttcaagtttttaatatttgCCATGTCCCAGTTTTGCTTCGATGACAGTTTGCacttatatacacttatacagaCTCAACAAGTTTTTACACAGTCTGATTATCCATTTCAGATCAAATCCATCAGAGTTGTATGAACACATGCTCCAATAGAAGCGGTTATTAGATTAGAAGCCACTGTtaaagctgctgttatagaaaattaattaacaaCTAATGACAATAGATTTGCCATAGCTGCAGCATATGAGGAAAATTAGACCTTTTGTATAAAGCAGTTAACATGGTCACACATTTGTTCACAGTTAAACATTGAGTATGGATGTGCAAAATTCAAAAATCCTGTTGTTTATTTCCAATTTTGTAtgggaagaaaaacaaattattttttacttcattatatATTCAGCTCTGagcttataaatattttttttacaaaggaaTCAACTATAGCATTAATGAAAGTAAAGTTCAGAAATCCTTCATCCTGTTCATGCTCAGTATGAACCTGGAGGAATTCTGGATGTAATTCTGGAATACACCCTGAAAGGGACTCTGATCCATTGCATCATCAAGGcatcataaacacatttgttAACATAAGGGTAATACTTTAAGGTACAGTAGCTTCAGCATCTACTGGGGTGTTTCTTGGAAGATTGAGGAGCAATGCAAAActcagtaacctgagctcaggatcaaagCCATATCCATACATGGTGGAGCTATGTGCTAAGTGACGATACTGCTGCCCCACAGCactgcttaaaataaaaattaactgaaaatggtgaatgtgtgtgtttttttttttttaaatggtgttatataaaacaaatacatgtcATTGTTTTTCAAAGCATTAGCTATCAAGTTATGTTTTACTGATTTCCTAATGGATGTTAATCACCTTTACTGCACAGATTTAGATGCACTGTCCTGTCCATCTCCATTTGAAGAAATTAGTGATGAAGATGCCATACAGATCTTTGTGCCCCCAAACCTTTCACCCACCACCTTCACACTCCGAGATTATGTAGACAAATCAGAGACCCTAACAAATCTGCTACACTTGGGTATGTATATTCAGTTGTACACGTTTGCTTGAGTGATGTCAACACATATGTGACCAGACTTCCTTTGTATAGGGGTTAATCTGTCCAAGCTAGAGGAACGTCCTAATGTGGGCTCTATGCTGGTGAGGCTGGATTTTGAAAAAGATGTGGTACCACGGCTCCTTTTCCTGAAAGATCTGGGGGTTCAGGACTTTCAGCTGGGTCCGATACTCACTAAGAACCCCTTTCTGCTCACTGAGAGTTTGGAAAATCTGCAGGCCAGGTCAGAGCTAATGGCATGCCTGCCAGGTCTTAATTATTCTAGCCTTAAAAGATTTTTGTAAATGATTTGTATGTTCTGTGTGTTCTGTTAATTCTTGTAAGCAGAGCAGTAGATAAATGACTGATTGACTGATTTAGTGTCAGTTATTAGTGTAAACTGAGAATTGTATGAAAGAATTAAAGATTTTAACATAAGAGATAAGATTTGATTGGGTATGCAggtaaaggaaaataattataacatataacattacCTGTTTAATTCAGTACTTTAGGTCAGTAAGTGTTGATAAATGGACACTAAATAATGGACAATAACCAGTACACttgcaaatcataaatttacatattttgtaatatatcatgtaattttatatatatgtattatatgtatttttatattttatatatatatatatatatatatatatatatatatataatatacagtatatgtgtgtgtgtgtgtgtgtgtgtgtgtgtgtgtgtgtgtgtgtgtgtgtgtgtgtgtgtatatatatatatatatatatatatatatatatatatatatatatatatatatatatatatacaaattaaaatgtcaatGAATGATTTGCAAGTTTTCTGCTATAGTGCACTGGTATAGTCTGTTGtatataacattacattatagcattatatatagcataatataataattctgATCTCACTAAATTAtttcaactgagcagttgagcatgctcaagggcccagcagtggcaattCGGTGACATTCGCAGTAATGCTAGTGTGTATATTCTGTCCTCTCATAAACTGTGATGTGTAATACTGATTCTCTACTTTTTACTTGACAATGTTTGTTATGATATGATTATCTCATATTAGTCCTGTGGGTTTGATGGCTATCCATTACACCTGTATGAATTGTTCATTGTGTGGCCTGTTAATGACTTTACTCTTTATGTTAAAGGGTTTCATATTTGAAATCGAAAAAATTCACTTCAGAGTCTGTTGCTGCGATGGTGAGCAAAGCCCCATATTTACTGAACTTCAGTGTGAAGAGGTTAGACAATCGGCTGGGATTTTTCCAGCAGCAGCTAGGCCTCAGTGCTCACAAGGTGAGGATTTTTCAGACataggaaataaaaaagcaaatataaataaaagctgtGATCAGGGCAGGAACTTTCATTCCCTTTAGTACTAGGTcagagtgtttaaaaaaaaaacacattttcaattTTAATCTATAATTTGAATGCAGactgtattgtatttgtttaaaaaaaatgtctgaataTAAAAAGCTGTATTGTATATTGTTGTGGGAAAAAGTTTATTCATACTTTCAGACCCGGGATGTTGTGACTCGTCTGCCTAGGTTACTGTGTGGCAGTTTAGAGCCAGTAAAGGAAAACCTGAAGGTA
This genomic interval from Silurus meridionalis isolate SWU-2019-XX chromosome 22, ASM1480568v1, whole genome shotgun sequence contains the following:
- the rad21b gene encoding RAD21 cohesin complex component b, whose translation is MFYAHFVLSKRGPLAKIWLAAHWDKKLTKAHVFECNLESSVESIISPKVKMALRTSGHLLLGVVRIYHRKAKYLLADCNEAFIKIKMAFRPGVVDLPEENREAAYNAITLPEEFHDFDQPLPDLDDIDVAQQFTLNQSRVEEITMREEVGNLNLLQENDFADFGMDDREMMREESAFEVDIINGASASNLLLEPESTSGQITDKTNHLEYDQYKDDFGDNPMESSEGGMLVDKLLSNEDGGGIFDDPPAITESVMMPQDHGGDDDDDFDNLSPAGGPDSPDSGPVEQLPTMTDQTEQTTLVHNEEEAFALEPIDITVKETKAKRKRKLIVDSVKELDSKTIRAQLSDYSDIVTTLDLAPPTKKLMMWKETGGVEKLFSLPAQPLWNSRLLKMFTRCLTPLVPEELRKRRKGGEADSLDEFLKDLENPEVPREEALSQRDIIDQTILEEPSVLQASAMEGSRTTLDESVMPPPSNHRGQKRKVQDTEPALPMLEDDRSSIVSTRLNVQQVELPPEEPASISQLIPELDLLGEKSKEKKDDEEEEEEEEGQGGDLDQEERRWNKRTQQMLHGLQRVIAKTGAESISLLELCKNNNRKQAAAKFYSFLVLKKQQAVELTQAEPYSDIIATPGPRFHII
- the mterf3 gene encoding transcription termination factor 3, mitochondrial; this encodes MYVCGRCVMYLQSRLLCVKAQHVHIIKLWHLPESTTRIHTALLHHQSTQKDRWRSQTWTRFFSDHRSRITEQEIPDHAVEPVMNSELQQVSSASGPVPADHTSIDLDALSCPSPFEEISDEDAIQIFVPPNLSPTTFTLRDYVDKSETLTNLLHLGVNLSKLEERPNVGSMLVRLDFEKDVVPRLLFLKDLGVQDFQLGPILTKNPFLLTESLENLQARVSYLKSKKFTSESVAAMVSKAPYLLNFSVKRLDNRLGFFQQQLGLSAHKTRDVVTRLPRLLCGSLEPVKENLKVCELEFGFQRNEIQHIATAVPKVLTANKKKLTQIFDFVHNTMGVPHFLITKFPQVLNAKFLRIRERHLFLEYLGRAHYEPNHPSYISLERLVALPDETFCSEVALTSLDDFERFQKTV